Proteins encoded by one window of Salvia splendens isolate huo1 chromosome 14, SspV2, whole genome shotgun sequence:
- the LOC121763324 gene encoding protein LEAD-SENSITIVE 1-like has translation MGLLTNRVEKHEIKPGDHIYTYRAVFAYSHHGIFVGGSKVVHFTRVGNTSSSNSEVYDESEECPTFPDCGFRQPDSGVVLSCLDCFLRNGSLYCFEYGVTPSVFIAKVRGGTCTTAAFDPTDMVIHRAMYLLQNGFGNYDVFQNNCEDFALYCKTGLLTVDRVGVGRSGQASSVIGAPLAALLSSPLKFLLPSPVGMATVTAGMYCVSRYATDIGVRTDVIKVAVEDLAGSVRWENNEG, from the exons ATGGGTCTGCTTACAAACAGAGTGGAGAAGCATGAAATCAAACCTGGGGATCATATCTACACTTACAGAGCCGTCTTTGCTTACTCCCATCACG GTATCTTTGTTGGGGGTAGCAAAGTGGTGCATTTCACCCGCGTTGGAAACACTTCCAGCTCCAACTCTGAAGTATACGACGAAAGTGAAGAATGTCCGACCTTTCCCGACTGTGGATTCAGGCAGCCAGATAGCGGAGTTGTCCTCTCTTGTCTAGATTGCTTTCTCCGTAATGGCTCCCTTTATTGCTTTGAGTATGGAGTGACCCCGTCTGTGTTTATTGCTAAAGTGCGTGGAGGCACCTGCACAACTGCTGCATTCGACCCTACTGACATGGTTATTCACCGAGCAATGTATCTGCTCCAGAATGGATTTGGGAACTACGATGTGTTTCAGAACAATTGTGAGGACTTTGCCCTCTACTGCAAGACGGGGCTACTCACTGTTGACCGGGTTGGGGTTGGAAGAAGCGGTCAGGCCTCCTCTGTGATCGGAGCACCACTGGCAGCTCTGCTTTCATCGCCCTTGAAATTCCTACTACCTAGCCCAGTCGGGATGGCTACAGTGACCGCAGGGATGTACTGTGTGAGCAGGTACGCCACGGATATTGGAGTCCGTACGGACGTCATCAAGGTGGCCGTGGAAGATCTAGCCGGGAGCGTCCGTTGGGAGAATAATGAAGGATAG
- the LOC121763323 gene encoding aluminum-activated malate transporter 10-like, which yields MAKEGEPWEWRMSFPDGMSMLFVSECIPHTPGFVVGLLGLMQSGWRYGTSEPRKIIHCFKVGMALCLVSLFYYVDPLYEGVGGNAMWAVLTVVVAFEYTVGATICKCVNRTTATFIAGALGVGVHWVATLFGKEWEPIILQGSVFFFASSTTFLRFLPSVKTHFDHGALIFIFTFILVSVSGYRMPDLFDFAQHRLSNVAIGTSICVVTSIFCCPVWAGNELHSLILNNMEKLADSLDAYVAVYLRDDADDMKKEASKEKLVGYRSVLDSMSTEESLVNYARWEPAHGGFSFKHPWKDYLELGALLRSYANCIDTLSGIVSDTKAPAFLKRHFSTVCLKLSLNSSAVLRELVVVVRTSAESPKIGLRQKEMCVAVQELHNTLKVLSNQNTVATETKPEEFSEGKGESVLPFVAIVQLVTLSSLLIEIVARTEKLVNAVNILAHKVTNSE from the exons ATGGCCAAGGAAGGCGAGCCGTGGGAGTGGAGGATGAGCTTCCCTGATGGCATGTCAATGCTTTTCGTCTCCGAGTGCATTCCTCACACCCCTGGATTCGTTGTGGGCTTGTTGGGATTGATGCAAAGTGGTTGGAGATATGGAACGAGCGAGCCTCGGAAGATAATCCATTGTTTCAAAGTTGGGATGGCTCTGTGCCTCGTCTCCTTGTTTTACTATGTTGACCCTTTGTATGAAGGAGTCGGAGGGAACGCTATGTGGGCTGTCCTCACAGTTGTTGTTGCTTTCGAGTACACCGTAG GTGCAACCATTTGTAAATGTGTGAACAGAACAACTGCAACGTTCATCGCCGGGGCCCTGGGTGTTGGTGTGCATTGGGTAGCTACCCTGTTTGGGAAGGAGTGGGAGCCCATAATCCTCCAAGGCTCAGTTTTTTTCTTCG CTTCATCAACAACTTTCCTTCGGTTCCTCCCATCAGTGAAAACACATTTCGACCATGGAGCTCTCATCTTTATCTTTACCTTCATACTCGTCTCAGTGTCTGGATATCGCATGCCAGACTTGTTTGACTTCGCACAACACAGACTGTCCAATGTTGCGATTGGCACCTCCATCTGCGTTGTCACCAGCATCTTCTGCTGCCCTGTTTGGGCGGGAAACGAGCTTCACAGCCTCATTCTAAACAACATGGAAAAACTTGCTGACTCTTTGGATG CATATGTAGCAGTATACCTCCGGGATGATGCAGATGACATGAAGAAGGAAGCTTCTAAGGAGAAACTGGTAGGATACCGAAGCGTTCTTGATTCCATGTCTACCGAAGAATCCTTG GTTAATTATGCGAGATGGGAGCCTGCTCATGGAGGCTTCAGTTTCAAACATCCTTGGAAGGATTACCTCGAGCTCGGGGCTTTACTCAGAAGCTACGCTAACTGCATCGACACCCTCTCTGGTATTGTCTCGGACACAAAG GCACCAGCTTTCTTGAAGAGGCATTTCAGCACCGTGTGTCTGAAGCTGAGCTTGAATTCCTCAGCAGTCCTACGGGAGTTGGTGGTCGTTGTCCGCACATCAGCAGAATCACCCAAGATCGGTCTTAGGCAAAAAGAGATGTGTGTGGCAGTTCAAGAACTACATAACACTCTCAAGGTGCTGTCTAACCAAAACACTGTGGCAACAGAAACGAAACCAGAGGAGTTTAGTGAAGGCAAGGGAGAGTCTGTCTTACCATTTGTGGCCATCGTCCAGCTAGTCACACTGTCATCACTGTTGATAGAGATAGTTGCAAGAACAGAGAAACTAGTAAATGCTGTAAATATACTGGCTCATAAAGTAACTAATTCAGAGTAG